The genomic DNA TCATTAATCTTTTGTATGTTGTGCAAATTACAGTCCTTTTCTTAATATCTTAATTCatgtaaaatgctgctttttgtgttgtatgttactccttttttgcaacattttagtCTCTGTTCTTCCTTGTCTGACATTATGATTTCACCATGGTGCAGTTACACAATGTCTTCCAGCTTTCCTAAGAAATTACGGCAGTGAATTGTTTCCCTTGTGTCTGCTAACTTTTGCAtaacttttggttgttttagtAAATAAAAAGATCTTTGCATGAACAGTTCTCGCCTTTCAACCTTCCTTTGTGCCTGCAGGATTCAGACATCATCAAACTGATTGTTTCTGGCTATTAACTGTGAAACTTGAAGTCCCTGCACTTCGACCCATTCTGCATGCACAAGTATTATAAAGGTGTCCCAGTaggtttttggggtttttttttttgataattttctttgttttcatgaacACAAATCTCATCTGTCCTGTCTTTAGGTACTTTGAGTGGTCTTTTGTTGAAATTATAATTAATCCTGCTGactagtttttgttttgagtgCCTGTATTTAGTTGAGTAAGCACAATTGTTCAGTTAAATCACAATGACTTAGTTTGTTTAAGTTGACACTAATTGGATATAATCAATAACAATTAAGCAGATAGTTAAATTAACACAAATTATGTAAGTCatctgttttttggggggttttgtATAATTTTCATGGTTTTACTATTGAATTTCCAATcattaaagcagtttttctaTGTATTTCAGGCCAAGTGAAAAGTGAAAATGCATGAGAAAGGAAAAACAGATGCTAAAAACCTTTCTATGAAACTGCAGAGGGTCAGTAACACAATAAAAGATTAGCTGCCTTAAATGTCACTGTCTTGCACCGCTATTTTTCATTTGCTGCTCGTGTTGCATTTGAATTAAGTGACATAATtgtagaaaatattacaaagccCAACAAATCTGAGCAGTAAAGATACTGTATATCCACAATGGATGATTAGATATCTGGTCAGAACGGAGAAGTATGTACATGCAAGAAAGCTGTAACTTGTTCTGCcctaaaaggtgcaaaaaacaaaacaacaaacaaaaaaaaaccctgcagagAGAGTCAAAGATCTCAACTGAGCAGTCTGGATGAAGAGGAAGTCTAGTGAAAACATCTGTGTGAGGGAACTATTGATGTCTAAGAGCTTAAGTTAAACATTCTACTGAACTGATATCACTTTCTAAAACTGACATTGCACCCACAGTTGGCTCTATGTATATCTGGGCTATACTAATATTCTCTCTATATAactttttctattttactattCAACTTAACTGCTTAGGAGAAACCTCACTATGACCTGACTGTATGCTCCCCTCTCACTGTACCTCCTGTTACTCACCAGCAGAGGGCTCCAGCAGATGCATGAGGCGACCATGATGCCGACCAGCTGCACCACCATCTCTATGTCGTGGGACTTTGCAGAGTGATGGGAGCCGGGCTGCCTCCTGAGCCGGGCCAGAACCAGTGTCAGTCCACTGATGGTGTTACAAACCAGCGCCACAGCTAGAGACATCAGACCGAGTCCAGAGAACAGCACCACAAACGCCACGTCCACCTCCTTGGTGTCACTGAGCACATTGATGAAACACCAGGTTCCCGGGTCCTGGTAGGTGTAAGAGCCCAGCTGGAAGCAGGGCAGCAGGGCCATGCTCAGAGCCAGCAGCCAGATCACAGCCAAGCAGATCTTTGTGCGTGTTTTGGTGACTAAAGACGAGTGCAGCAACGGTTTAGTGACACCCAGACATCTCTCAGCAGCCATGGCGCAACCCATGAAGAGTGGACAAAGTCCGAAGAACACCATGCTGCCACCCAGGAACTGGCACATGCCATCAGAGGAGTCAAAGTCTTCAGGGCTCACACCTCCAGAGAGGTAGAGTCGGAGAACCAGGGCTCCAGGAATCGCGTGTCCAATAAAGTCTGTGATCACCAGGGAAGTGGCAAACAGAAGGAATGTAGCTTTGGAGCGCCGGCGCTGGAGGGAGTAGGCGTTAACCAGGATGAAGAGAGCCACAATATTAGAAATGATGCCCAGTGTCATGCTCAGGATGACGGCGATGATGCCGCTGGTTGTAGGTTCCACAAAGGTGAAGTTTCGCTGCTGCAACAGCCCCTCAACAGCTACCATGACCTCCACCTTCCCTCCACTGTCATTAACCAGACGAGGGAGAAGCGGGGAGGCCGAGGAGTTGTAGTGGCTCAAAGCTAACATCTCTGGACTCTGAAGGTCAGGAGGTCCATAGCTAAGGGAGGCTGCAAGAGAAAGAAGATCTGATTCATGAAGTGCTCGTGTATGGATTTAAGTACAATTCTGTTGATTTCCTCAAGCGTACACTGACATTGTTAAAAACGGTTTTAGCTTTTCTGCTGCAGACACTTGGGAAATTTTACTATGAGACTTGATCAATTTGAATCCACGATCAGACTCTTCTGCTTCTGAATTTAACTGTGTTCCTTGCTGCCTTGTTGATTGTTGCCTTTTATTCTGTTGACTCTCAACATTATTATAAATTAGGACTTCGAGATTGTAAAGTTTGAACGAATGAattaaaagaataattaaaaacattgaaagTTACACATGTACATACAAAATCTAAGTAAAACCTGAATAAATGAACCCagttaaaaaaatcactgtgtGAGATTTTGTCAGCATTCTCTTGcgccatcatcaaaacaccaaaagaGGTAATAACTTTTGGAAGAAAGTTGTTCAGAGTTCACACAGAATCTGTGACAAGGAGCACTGAAGCTGTTGGAGGCAAATGTGATGAAAGACTTTACCAACAATCTCTTTGCTGGTTTCCCTGAAATTTAGAACTCTTGTATCAGTTAAGGTTGCGGTCTGAGAGCTGCAAATAAACGAAAAGATTTAAACACATAGGCTATTTGTGCCAATTCTCCATAGATAACTAAAGATCTGAATGgaattttgatgcaaaatttATTAGATTTATCTAAAATTCTTTCTAAGCCTAACATGACAGCTGGTCACCTTTGTGAGGTGTCCAGACAGACAGAACACATGAAAGCATTTTAGCAACCAGACGTCATGAAGACGTCTACTGAGACGACTGTCAAACCTGCAGAGCTGCAAACTAGACTCTGATCTGGAGGTCAAAAACAGATCATAAACAGGACAGAACTCCCAGCAAAACACTCACGTGACAGCAAGCTATTAGAACACAATAGAGCTGAGCAAAGGGGTATATTGTTGAGCATCTTTTATCACACTTGTTCACATTTTAATACAGAGAATTCCCACACCTTGGTTTCTTGTATATAAACTGGCCTTACATTGTAATTATTGGATCAGATTCTCCCAGAATGAGGTCTGAATTTTAAATAGTAACTGCTGGGAGTTCAATGTGATGCAAATAGACCCAAatcaagaaaacataaaaccatATCTTTTCTACCATAAGAGATCCCGTTAGTTATATATTGTCCATCGACACACAATTTCTCAATGACCACTTTGTTAAATGTGGAAGTATTGCAATTGGACAGTGATTTACATTGAATTGCAGAATATTTTTCAGCTTCACAGAGCACACATTAAATCa from Amphiprion ocellaris isolate individual 3 ecotype Okinawa chromosome 4, ASM2253959v1, whole genome shotgun sequence includes the following:
- the LOC111568184 gene encoding prostaglandin E2 receptor EP1 subtype-like, whose amino-acid sequence is MLALSHYNSSASPLLPRLVNDSGGKVEVMVAVEGLLQQRNFTFVEPTTSGIIAVILSMTLGIISNIVALFILVNAYSLQRRRSKATFLLFATSLVITDFIGHAIPGALVLRLYLSGGVSPEDFDSSDGMCQFLGGSMVFFGLCPLFMGCAMAAERCLGVTKPLLHSSLVTKTRTKICLAVIWLLALSMALLPCFQLGSYTYQDPGTWCFINVLSDTKEVDVAFVVLFSGLGLMSLAVALVCNTISGLTLVLARLRRQPGSHHSAKSHDIEMVVQLVGIMVASCICWSPLLIFGLMSVIRSYTGTIGDDLLNYKTLMVMGVRLAAWNQILDPWVYILLRRTVLRKIYLIAKCQAGLRGTILGRWEPTSYPSSEKNEVNQV